One Pagrus major chromosome 15, Pma_NU_1.0 DNA window includes the following coding sequences:
- the LOC141009708 gene encoding uncharacterized protein, which translates to MTMTIPASQLLLFALLSWNVHCYPVKTVKNGWSQRDPNEGSYTSMEAFPGFYYGSSQSFPAQPSDVNDPAVSFLYEPEKEQVYSRPESYPTNPTPGVSSVAPWNTAPVYSPVAASMTAYATSKTSQPMSDIGLPPPPSLYQAGELERYTGTLAQGSSEMETEELNFVPPPPPPAPYPGPAYQAGELSKYVSISEHGNEERETEEQGFLPPPPYAASPQGAKELSASSTSKCPRHPVSQELGPVGPSDFYLFLTGQLPSGTLSHFQSDYENGRDNYGEVQRYYYPVAQQSTVPTQTQELPSDEVYQQPQYYTKA; encoded by the exons ATGACCATGACCATTCCTGCAAG TCAATTGCTCCTCTTTGCACTGTTAAGCTGGAATGTCCATTGCTATCctgttaaaactgttaaaaatg GCTGGAGCCAGCGTGATCCTAATGAAGGCAGTTACACTAGCATGGAGGCGTTTCCTGGCTTCTATTATGGTTCATCCCAAAGTTTTCCTGCTCAACCTTCCGATGTGAATGACCCTGCTGTCTCCTTCCTGTATGAACCAGAGAAGGAACAAGTGTATTCTAGACCCGAATCCTACCCAACAAACCCTACTCCAGGTGTGTCCAGCGTGGCTCCATGGAACACTGCTCCTGTTTACTCTCCTGTGGCAGCTTCAATGACTGCCTATGCCACGTCCAAAACATCTCAACCCATGTCTGACATTGGccttcctccccctccatccTTGTATCAGGCAGGTGAGCTTGAAAGGTATACAGGGACCTTGGCACAAGGTAGTTCAGAAATGGAAACCGAAGAGCTAAATTTCGTGCCCCCACCGCCACCACCTGCTCCATATCCAGGACCTGCCTATCAAGCTGGTGAGTTGAGTAAATATGTATCCATCTCTGAGCATGGAAATGAAGAGAGGGAAACAGAAGAACAAGGTTTTCTGCCCCCGCCTCCCTATGCCGCTTCTCCACAGGGAGCTAAGGAGCTGTCTGCTTCTTCTACGTCTAAATGCCCCAGGCACCCAGTTTCCCAGGAACTGGGACCAGTGGGACCAAGCGACTTCTACCTCTTCTTGACCGGTCAGCTTCCTTCTGGCACATTGTCGCACTTCCAGTCAGACTACGAGAACGGCAGAGACAACTATGGTGAAGTCCAGAGATACTACTATCCTGTAGCTCAACAGTCAACCGTCCCAACTCAGACCCAGGAACTCCCCAGTGATGAAGTCTATCAACAGCCTCAGTACTATACCAAAGCTTAA
- the p4ha1b gene encoding prolyl 4-hydroxylase subunit alpha-1b — protein MLSLRMELPCWCLLLLSSLKSLSAGNDFYTSIGQMTDLLYTEKDLVTSLKDYIRAEENKLERVKQWADKLDSLSATAIQDPEGFLGHPVNAFKLMKRLNTEWGDLESLVLSDTTDGFISNLTIQRQHFPTDEDQTGAAKALLRLQDTYRLDAHTISTGDLPGVKHKSLMTVEDCYELAKIAYSDVDYYHTELWMAQALKQLEEGEESTLDKVTVLDYLSYSIYQQGDIERALEYTKELLALDPEHQRAKGNLKYFEFQLEKQKKAAEDEPPKKEEREKRDTTEKKKKPKKKATFQLIPERKKYEMLCRGEGIRMTPRRESRLFCRYYDNNRNPKFVLSPVKQQDEWDRPYIVRYLDIISDREIERVKQLAKPRLRRATISNPITGVLETAPYRISKSAWLTGYEDPMIETINQRIEDLTGLEMDTAEELQVANYGVGGQYEPHFDFGRKDEPDAFKELGTGNRIATWLFYMSDVAAGGATVFPDVGAAVWPKKGSAVFWYNLFASGEGDYSTRHAACPVLVGNKWVSNKWIHERGQEWRRPCGLNETE, from the exons ATGCTCTCGTTAAG GATGGAGCTGCCATGTTGGTGTTTATTGTTGCTGAGCTCCCTGAAGTCCCTCTCAGCCGGCAATGACTTCTACACCTCTATAG GCCAGATGACTGATCTGTTATACACAGAAAAAGACCTTGTCACCTCACTAAAGGACTAcatcagagcagaggagaaCAAGCTTGAGCGTGTCAAACA GTGGGCTGACAAGTTGGATTCATTGTCAGCCACAGCCATACAGGACCCCGAGGGCTTCCTGGGGCACCCTGTCAATGCCTTCAAACTTATGAAGAGGCTTAACACAGAGTGGGGGGACCTGGAGAGCCTTGTACTCAGTGACACCACTGATG GATTTATTTCCAACCTCACCATCCAGAGGCAGCACTTTCCCACAGATGAGGACCAGACGGGGGCTGCTAAAGCTCTCCTCAGGTTACAAGACACTTACAGACTGGATGCCCACACCATCTCTACAGGAGACCTACCAG GAGTGAAACACAAGAGCCTAATGACAGTGGAGGACTGTTACGAGCTGGCGAAAATCGCCTACTCTGATGTTGATTACTACCACACAGAGCTGTGGATGGCCCAGGCCCTGAAACAGCttgaagagggagaggagtcCACTTTAGATAAGGTGACAGTGCTCGACTACCTCAGCTACTCCATCTACCAACAGGGGGATATAGAGCGAGCCCTGGAGTACACCAAGGAGCTGCTTGCACTGG ACCCAGAGCACCAGCGCGCCAAGGGCAACCTGAAGTACTTTGAGTTCCAGttggagaagcagaagaaggcTGCAGAGGATGAACCTCCAAAAAAGGAGGAGCGAGAGAAAAGAGACACaactgagaagaagaaaaagcccAAAAAGAAGGCCACCTTTCAGCTAATCCCTGAGAGGAAGAAGTACGAAATGCTTTGCCGAGGGGAGGGCATCAGAAtg ACCCCCCGCAGGGAGAGCCGGCTGTTCTGCCGTTACTATGACAACAACCGCAACCCCAAATTCGTGCTGTCACCCGTCAAACAGCAGGATGAGTGGGACCGCCCTTACATTGTCCGCTACCTCGACATCATCTCTGACAGGGAAATCGAGAGGGTCAAGCAACTGGCAAAGCCACGG CTACGCAGGGCCACCATCTCCAACCCCATCACAGGAGTGCTGGAGACAGCTCCATACCGGATCAGCAAAAG CGCTTGGCTCACTGGCTATGAAGATCCAATGATTGAGACGATCAACCAGAGAATTGAAGATCTTACAGGGCTGGAAATGGACACTGCAGAAGAGCTGCAG GTTGCAAATTATGGCGTTGGAGGTCAATACGAACCTCACTTTGACTTCGGAAGG AAAGATGAGCCAGATGCCTTTAAAGAGCTGGGAACTGGGAACCGCATAGCAACATGGCTCTTCTAT ATGAGTGATGTTGCAGCTGGTGGAGCCACAGTATTCCCAGATGTTGGTGCAGCAGTTTGGCCCAAAAAG GGCTCTGCAGTGTTCTGGTACAATCTGTTTGCCAGCGGGGAGGGAGACTACAGCACCCGACATGCAGCTTGTCCAGTGTTGGTCGGCAACAAGTGGG tATCAAACAAATGGATCCATGAACGAGGCCAGGAGTGGCGGCGACCTTGTGGCCTAAATGAAACTGAATGA
- the LOC141009182 gene encoding uncharacterized protein, with protein MTSDPCSRQHLHRMTPCLLGKSSGRRLRGWCASATKTLSSSHVLKPLVPTLCLLVVVIYGLADRLRNFVAGIFIPQYHYPYAVALCFGQVLVSLLFLNLLHLLDLVPLKPYSRPLGERLLVPAVCSSIHGVLALWAKASSSSVGLYPITLPLLPIVTVGFGLCLKLASPPSIHISVVLSILSGTSFVITVSQGLAVVDTLEYMYAPLALLLHSISLTWLAKVSEAERRHPPDAQASIFDIYYTQLVNQSWILGLLWLLHPNSPWQVLSHSSWHSLLFHGYLLAILLLGMVLNFLVGVSALCVSPLAAAVLHSARQVVQPFLHLL; from the exons ATG ACATCAGATCCATGCTCCCGGCAACATCTGCACAGAATGACACCATGTCTTTTGGGTAAAAG TTCAGGGAGGCGGTTGAGGGGATGGTGTGCCTCGGCGACAAAGACTCTTTCATCTAGTCATGTGCTGAAGCCGCTGGTTCCCACCCTCTGCCTCTTGGTCGTGGTGATATATGGCCTGGCTGACAGACTCCGAAACTTTGTCGCCGGCATCTTCATCCCTCAGTACCACTACCCGTATGCAGTGGCTCTCTGCTTCGGCCAG GTTCTGGTCTCTCTCTTATTCTTaaatctcctccacctcctggaTCTGGTGCCTCTGAAGCCTTACTCCAGGCCCCTGGGTGAGAGGCTGCTGGTGCCTGCTGTCTGTAGCAGCATCCATGGCGTGCTGGCCTTGTGGGCCAAGGCGAGCAGCTCATCTGTCGGCCTCTACCCCATCACCCTGCCTCTGCTGCCCATAGTAACTGTGGGCTTCGGTTTGTGCCTGAAGCTGGCCTCCCCCCCTTCTATCCATATCTCTGTTGTGCTTTCCATCCTGAGTGGGACGTCGTTTGTCATCACAG tcTCTCAGGGTCTGGCAGTCGTTGACACTCTGGAGTACATGTATGCACCTCTGGCTCTACTCCTCCACAGTATTTCTCTAACATGGCTGGCTAAAGTGTCTGAGGCTGAGCGCCGCCACCCCCCTGATGCCCAAGCCTCCATTTTTGACATCTACTACACCCAGCTGGTCAACCAGAGCTGGATACTGGGCCTCCTGTGGCTGCTGCACCCAAACAGTCCCTGGCAGGTGTTGAGTCACAGCAGCTGGCACAGCCTGCTCTTCCACGGATACCTGCTCGCTATCCTCCTGCTGGGGATGGTATTGAACTTTCTGGTCGGTGTATCGGCTCTGTGTGTCTCACCGCtggctgctgcagtgctgcacTCGGCAAGGCAGGTGGTGCAGCCGTTCCTCCACCTTTTGTAG